A genomic segment from Leucoraja erinacea ecotype New England chromosome 39, Leri_hhj_1, whole genome shotgun sequence encodes:
- the LOC129714569 gene encoding uridine-cytidine kinase 2-like — MSAAMAGGAGAERKLQQQQQHRPFLIAVSGGTASGKSSVCQKIVELLGQNKVDQDQRQVVILSQDSFYKVLTTEQRVKASKGQYNFDHPDAFDNELILRTLKDIINGRTVLIPVYDFVNHSRKPEMLPVYPADVVLFEGILVFYSQEIRDMFHMKLFVDTDADTRLSRRVLRDINERGRDLEQILTQYTTFVKPAFEEFCLPTKKYADVIIPRGVENLVAINLIVQHIQDILAGGLTKRNGFVNGHSILRTRHSSESSTRPH; from the exons ATGTCGGCGGCGATGGCGGGCGGCGCGGGCGCCGAGCGGAAGCTGCAGCAACAACAGCAACACCGGCCCTTCCTCATCGCCGTCAGCGGCGGCACGGCGAGCggcaag TCATCTGTGTGTCAGAAAATTGTTGAGCTGCTGGGGCAGAATAAAGTGGACCAAGACCAGAGGCAGGTGGTGATCCTGAGCCAGGACAGCTTCTATAAGGTGCTGACCACAGAGCAGAGGGTCAAGGCCAGCAAGGGACAGTATAACTTCGATCATCCAG ATGCATTTGACAACGAGCTGATTCTCCGCACCCTCAAGGATATCATCAACGGGAGGACGGTGCTGATTCCAGTCTATGACTTTGTTAATCATTCACG GAAGCCGGAGATGTTGCCGGTTTATCCCGCAGATGTGGTTCTTTTCGAGGGCATTCTGGTTTTCTATTCGCAGGAGATCAGGGATATGTTCCACATGAAGCTCTTCGTTGATACAGATGCCGACACACGTCTCTCTCGCAGAG TTTTGCGGGACATCAACGAGCGGGGCCGTGACTTGGAGCAGATCCTGACGCAGTACACGACGTTCGTCAAGCCTGCCTTCGAGGAGTTCTGCCTTCCG ACCAAGAAATATGCTGATGTTATTATCCCCCGGGGAGTCGAAAATCTAG TTGCCATCAACCTGATTGTGCAGCATATTCAGGATATCCTGGCAGGTGGCCTGACCAAACGCAATGGCTTTGTGAACGGACACTCCATACTGCGCACCCGTCACAGCTCCGAGTCCAGCACCCGGCCACACTGA